A portion of the Nitrospira sp. genome contains these proteins:
- the mtnA gene encoding S-methyl-5-thioribose-1-phosphate isomerase, with product MVPTVEWKDGAVRLLDQSRLPMHVEFLDCRDYRAVAQAIRDLKVRGAPAIGVTAAMGVALGAQAVTATEYRDFATQVGEICDHLAASRPTAVNLFWAIGRMKQKLAALDNQPVAGIKAQLITESQTILDEDIALCKAMGQHGAALIQSGQTILTHCNAGALATAGYGTALGVIRAAWEQGKQIQVIADETRPVLQGARLTAWELMQDHIPVTLITDNMAGALMRQGKIQLCVVGADRIAANGDVANKIGTYSVAVLARAHNIPFYVAAPYSTIDLKTQSGADIPIEARNSLEVTAIHGSHPIAPAGVAVLNPAFDVTPAGLITGIITERGVFKPGELAAHFRS from the coding sequence ATGGTGCCCACCGTCGAGTGGAAAGACGGAGCGGTCCGTCTGCTGGATCAAAGCCGCCTCCCGATGCACGTCGAATTCCTCGACTGTCGCGATTATCGCGCGGTGGCGCAGGCGATCCGGGACTTGAAAGTCCGTGGCGCGCCAGCGATCGGTGTCACGGCCGCCATGGGTGTGGCGCTGGGGGCGCAGGCAGTGACGGCCACCGAGTACCGCGACTTTGCCACGCAGGTGGGGGAGATCTGCGACCATCTGGCGGCATCGCGCCCGACGGCCGTCAATCTGTTTTGGGCCATCGGCCGGATGAAGCAGAAGCTGGCGGCGCTCGACAATCAACCGGTTGCGGGGATCAAGGCCCAGCTCATCACAGAATCGCAGACGATCCTGGATGAAGATATCGCCCTCTGCAAGGCCATGGGGCAGCATGGGGCCGCGTTGATCCAGAGTGGTCAGACGATTCTGACGCACTGCAACGCCGGCGCCCTTGCGACCGCCGGGTATGGAACGGCCCTGGGTGTCATTCGGGCGGCGTGGGAGCAGGGGAAGCAGATCCAGGTCATTGCCGACGAAACCAGGCCGGTATTACAAGGTGCGCGGCTGACGGCATGGGAGTTGATGCAGGATCACATTCCTGTCACGCTCATCACGGACAACATGGCCGGTGCGCTCATGCGCCAGGGGAAGATTCAGCTCTGCGTGGTCGGAGCGGATCGGATCGCCGCCAACGGCGACGTGGCCAATAAGATCGGCACGTATTCCGTGGCCGTCCTCGCGCGGGCGCACAACATTCCCTTCTATGTGGCGGCGCCGTACTCCACCATCGACCTCAAAACCCAATCGGGCGCCGACATTCCCATCGAAGCGCGCAATTCGCTCGAAGTCACTGCCATTCACGGCAGCCACCCGATCGCTCCGGCCGGCGTGGCGGTGCTCAACCCTGCCTTCGACGTCACCCCGGCCGGGTTGATTACCGGTATCATCACCGAGCGGGGCGTGTTCAAGCCGGGGGAACTGGCTGCGCATTTCCGATCGTAA
- the ndk gene encoding nucleoside-diphosphate kinase: MSERTLAIVKPDAVKKNAIGDIINRYEKAGLRPVAMRLMHMSKATAQGFYAVHKARPFFDSLCTFMSSGPCVVLVLQGDNAIKKNRELMGATDPAKAEQGTIRAAHGANIEFNAVHGSDAPETAKFEIGYFFAEMELVG; encoded by the coding sequence ATGAGTGAACGAACGCTTGCCATTGTGAAACCGGATGCCGTGAAGAAAAACGCGATCGGCGACATTATCAATCGGTATGAAAAAGCGGGATTGCGGCCTGTGGCGATGCGGCTGATGCATATGTCGAAAGCCACGGCGCAGGGATTTTATGCCGTGCACAAGGCGCGTCCGTTCTTCGACAGCCTCTGTACGTTTATGTCGTCCGGCCCCTGTGTAGTGCTGGTGCTGCAAGGCGACAATGCCATCAAGAAGAATCGCGAGCTGATGGGCGCAACCGATCCGGCCAAGGCCGAGCAGGGGACGATCCGTGCGGCTCATGGGGCCAATATTGAATTCAACGCGGTGCACGGCTCGGACGCGCCGGAGACGGCCAAGTTCGAGATCGGGTACTTCTTCGCCGAAATGGAGTTGGTCGGGTAG
- a CDS encoding tetratricopeptide repeat protein, whose protein sequence is MPAVVPPTETPAGAAETSLWYQASTAFSDGRYSAAIHLYERYLTNYPKSRRALEAHWDLGQAYEQMGEVTAAIKEYRTLAGPEGAPLSVQNSYAERAQHRIDALRNQPASPAGARSGHTALYVSFSNLPPMSQVEAWIRQLSAQGISAILMDASLESSFTRPLIPTSPPTSSPLPTLPGGALFATSRGPVLTDWYGVMVPQAHELGISVYAVLDLYHAPLSDHRPESKMLLYDPTRRKVHPWTQFDLLAPAVQQQMAQLLTDLLKTGVDGLVFRSRAENSFAYEVSDGVLRQFETQVHQPSSEVAQALRDRMALRPNEPAPNSDKTLWRWVGWKARQELDTLARFKKYLQKAVPRFRMVIEIHPEALSNPTSALVNYGEDAAEARRRGFDLLLGGASREASDVRSFGGAFKGWSRDVIQSEKGEPQTLPQGWVLLRTPAEHGGGMFTGLAQQADELRTPDIRHLVFVPDAPVVIP, encoded by the coding sequence ATGCCTGCTGTCGTGCCTCCGACAGAAACCCCGGCAGGCGCGGCGGAGACCAGCCTCTGGTACCAAGCCTCCACCGCGTTCTCCGATGGACGGTATTCCGCCGCCATTCATCTCTACGAACGATATCTCACGAACTATCCGAAATCCCGTCGCGCGCTGGAGGCCCATTGGGATCTGGGGCAGGCGTATGAACAAATGGGTGAAGTGACGGCGGCGATCAAAGAGTACCGGACGTTGGCCGGTCCGGAGGGCGCGCCCCTTTCCGTGCAAAACTCCTACGCCGAACGCGCTCAGCATCGAATCGATGCGCTACGCAACCAACCGGCTTCGCCGGCCGGCGCGAGATCCGGCCATACCGCGTTGTATGTCTCCTTCAGCAATCTGCCGCCGATGTCCCAGGTTGAAGCCTGGATCAGGCAGCTGAGCGCGCAGGGCATCAGTGCCATCCTGATGGATGCCAGTCTGGAGTCATCCTTTACCAGGCCGCTGATCCCCACGAGCCCACCCACGAGCAGCCCGCTGCCGACTCTGCCCGGTGGGGCGTTGTTTGCCACGTCGCGTGGGCCCGTGCTCACGGACTGGTATGGGGTCATGGTGCCGCAGGCCCACGAGCTGGGGATTTCCGTCTATGCCGTGCTTGATCTGTACCATGCGCCGCTGTCCGACCATCGACCGGAATCCAAGATGCTGCTCTATGATCCGACGCGGCGCAAGGTGCATCCCTGGACGCAGTTCGATCTCCTGGCTCCGGCCGTTCAGCAACAAATGGCGCAGCTGCTGACGGATCTGCTGAAGACCGGTGTCGATGGCCTGGTGTTCCGCAGCCGCGCCGAGAATAGTTTTGCCTATGAGGTGAGCGACGGCGTGTTGCGCCAGTTCGAAACGCAGGTCCATCAGCCGTCCTCCGAGGTGGCCCAGGCTCTTCGTGATCGCATGGCACTTCGTCCGAACGAGCCGGCTCCGAATTCCGACAAGACCCTCTGGCGCTGGGTCGGGTGGAAGGCTCGCCAGGAACTCGATACGCTGGCCCGCTTCAAGAAATACTTGCAGAAAGCCGTCCCGCGTTTCCGGATGGTGATCGAAATTCATCCGGAGGCCTTGTCGAATCCGACGTCCGCCCTGGTGAACTACGGGGAAGATGCCGCGGAGGCGCGTCGTCGTGGGTTTGATTTGCTGTTAGGCGGGGCGTCCCGCGAGGCTTCGGACGTCCGGTCGTTTGGCGGTGCGTTCAAGGGATGGAGTCGCGATGTGATTCAGTCGGAGAAGGGCGAGCCACAAACCCTTCCGCAGGGATGGGTGTTGCTCCGCACCCCGGCGGAGCACGGGGGTGGCATGTTCACGGGGCTCGCGCAGCAGGCGGATGAACTCCGCACGCCCGACATTCGTCACCTTGTGTTTGTGCCGGACGCGCCCGTGGTGATTCCTTGA
- the gcvH gene encoding glycine cleavage system protein GcvH yields MIPSNLRYHQEHEWVRAEGVQATVGISHFAQDALGDIVFIELPKVGAKVTAGQQIGEVESTKTTSTIYTPVSGTVAKINADLKDHPEVVNSDPYGKGWMAVIDLTAPAEVDQLMTAAQYETFLSKQKH; encoded by the coding sequence ATGATACCGTCCAATCTTCGTTACCACCAGGAACATGAATGGGTCCGTGCTGAAGGAGTGCAGGCGACAGTCGGCATCAGTCATTTTGCCCAGGATGCGCTGGGCGACATTGTGTTTATCGAACTTCCGAAGGTAGGCGCCAAAGTCACCGCCGGCCAACAGATCGGCGAAGTGGAATCGACCAAAACCACGTCCACGATCTATACCCCGGTCAGCGGAACCGTTGCGAAGATCAATGCCGATCTCAAAGATCATCCTGAGGTGGTCAATTCCGATCCGTACGGCAAGGGATGGATGGCGGTCATCGACCTCACAGCGCCGGCTGAAGTGGATCAGTTGATGACGGCCGCCCAGTACGAAACGTTTCTGAGCAAACAGAAACATTAG
- the lpdA gene encoding dihydrolipoyl dehydrogenase produces the protein MNHLAILGAGPGGYVAAIRAAQLGARVTVIENQALGGVCLNWGCIPSKALLSVVELGDKAKKAKDFGIQLGGPVTYDPAVMVARKNKVVATLVKGIATLFKTWNIEHVEGTGELLDARTIRVTKPDGAETRVVADGLIIATGSSWPNLPLFPIDGTQIITSKQALDLSRIPASLLIVGGGVEGCEFASLYSGLGTQVTLVELVPRILPLEDEEISQMMERELKKRGVDIRTGVTVDQIVRQPEIVTAHLRDGLSLNVEQVLVSVGRGFNSRGIGLEKAGVQVGTRGEIVVNDRMETNVPGVYAIGDVVGKAMLAHVASAQGKVAVENFMGRPRTIDYDVIPTGIFTLPEIGRVGLTEQQARDRCVAAGKDPQQSVKVGRFRYGGLGKAQATGDIQGLLKVVADAESDRILGVHILGAHAADLVHEAALAMHLGATVSRVAEMIHAHPTLAEGLMEAMEDVHGHAIHLARKPSS, from the coding sequence GTGAACCACCTCGCAATTCTTGGCGCCGGTCCCGGCGGGTATGTGGCGGCGATTCGCGCGGCTCAACTCGGCGCGCGTGTCACCGTCATCGAAAATCAGGCTCTGGGCGGAGTCTGCCTGAATTGGGGCTGTATCCCGAGCAAGGCGTTGCTGTCGGTCGTGGAGCTTGGCGACAAGGCGAAGAAGGCCAAGGACTTTGGTATCCAGCTCGGCGGGCCTGTCACCTACGATCCCGCCGTCATGGTGGCCAGAAAAAATAAAGTCGTGGCCACGCTGGTGAAAGGCATCGCCACGTTATTCAAGACGTGGAATATCGAACACGTGGAAGGCACGGGTGAGTTGCTTGATGCGCGTACGATCCGCGTGACGAAACCGGATGGCGCCGAAACCCGGGTCGTGGCCGACGGCCTGATCATTGCGACCGGTTCGTCCTGGCCGAATCTCCCGCTGTTTCCCATCGACGGCACCCAAATCATCACCAGTAAGCAGGCGTTGGACCTCAGCCGCATTCCGGCGAGCCTGTTGATCGTCGGCGGGGGTGTGGAGGGCTGTGAATTCGCCTCGCTGTACAGCGGGCTGGGTACGCAGGTGACGCTGGTCGAACTCGTGCCGCGAATCCTGCCGCTGGAGGATGAAGAGATCAGTCAGATGATGGAGCGCGAACTGAAGAAGCGCGGTGTGGATATCCGGACCGGCGTCACGGTGGACCAGATCGTTAGGCAGCCGGAGATCGTCACCGCCCATTTGCGCGACGGCCTGTCGCTCAATGTGGAGCAGGTGCTGGTGTCGGTAGGGCGGGGGTTCAATTCACGTGGTATTGGATTGGAGAAGGCCGGAGTACAGGTCGGGACGCGCGGCGAAATCGTGGTCAATGACCGAATGGAGACGAATGTGCCCGGGGTCTATGCGATCGGCGATGTGGTCGGCAAGGCGATGCTGGCGCATGTCGCGTCGGCGCAGGGCAAGGTGGCCGTCGAGAATTTTATGGGCCGTCCCCGGACGATCGACTACGATGTCATCCCGACGGGGATCTTTACGTTACCTGAAATCGGGCGGGTGGGGCTCACGGAGCAACAGGCCCGTGACCGGTGCGTGGCAGCCGGGAAGGATCCGCAACAGTCGGTGAAGGTCGGGCGCTTCCGGTATGGCGGGTTGGGAAAAGCGCAGGCCACCGGGGACATTCAAGGATTGCTGAAGGTGGTGGCCGATGCGGAGAGCGACCGTATTCTGGGTGTACACATTCTCGGGGCGCACGCAGCCGATCTCGTTCATGAAGCCGCGCTGGCCATGCATCTTGGCGCCACAGTCTCGCGAGTGGCGGAGATGATTCACGCGCACCCGACCCTGGCCGAGGGCCTCATGGAGGCCATGGAGGACGTCCATGGCCACGCAATCCATCTTGCACGGAAACCATCGTCCTAA
- a CDS encoding helix-hairpin-helix domain-containing protein — MLRSLLIKVAMLAVTLGSLIWIGSVTPVRQIPSHPAQPAAAVPGPAAVRQVSITPPQAVSSADGSSLVAKVPDVTVAPTVEESETPVRQEQPARGLRPVHREAARQVDLNHATASDLQGLPGIGPKLAQRVIDHRTARGPFGKIEDLQQVKGIGRKKFDRLRPHVLVTNTRSLARHKGTL, encoded by the coding sequence ATGCTGCGCTCACTTCTCATCAAGGTTGCGATGTTGGCGGTGACCTTGGGATCCTTGATCTGGATCGGTTCAGTCACGCCGGTCAGGCAGATACCGTCGCATCCTGCCCAGCCTGCGGCTGCGGTTCCAGGTCCGGCGGCAGTACGGCAGGTTTCGATCACGCCCCCGCAGGCTGTCTCTTCGGCCGATGGGTCGAGCCTTGTTGCCAAGGTCCCCGATGTCACGGTCGCTCCAACAGTCGAGGAATCCGAAACCCCTGTGCGACAGGAGCAGCCGGCGCGCGGCCTGCGTCCGGTTCATCGCGAGGCGGCGCGGCAAGTCGATCTCAACCACGCCACCGCATCGGACTTGCAGGGCCTGCCCGGTATCGGTCCCAAGTTGGCGCAGCGGGTGATCGATCACCGGACGGCACGTGGACCATTTGGAAAAATCGAAGACCTTCAGCAGGTGAAAGGCATCGGTCGAAAGAAGTTCGACCGGCTTCGTCCCCACGTGCTCGTCACCAATACCCGATCACTGGCTCGACACAAAGGAACTCTGTGA
- a CDS encoding tyrosine--tRNA ligase has product MTSVAQQLDLILRGIVEVINPNELESKLARAIKEQRPLRVKAGFDPTAPDLHLGHTVLIHKLKHFQDLGHQVIFLIGDFTGMIGDPTGRSETRVALSKEKVLENAKTYERQIFKILDPQKTQVEFNSRWMSAMTADGLIELSAHYTVARMLEREDFHKRYTDGKPISIHEFMYPLIQGYDSVALKADVELGGTDQKFNLLMGRDLQRDYGQEAQVVITMPLLEGTDGVRKMSKSLGNYIALEDKPDDMFGKVMSISDALMHRYYELLTTEDLERVKTAHPMDAKQSLAELIVARYHGAEAGREAKAMFQQKFQSREFPEQPDARVILTPSDVKDAAVPSIGLVDLIAKTGLVPSKSEARRLIVQGGVEINEQKFTDANAAIPLTAGKPLYMRVGRRKFAVAEYTV; this is encoded by the coding sequence GTGACTTCCGTAGCGCAACAGTTGGACCTTATACTTCGAGGGATTGTTGAGGTTATTAATCCGAACGAGCTGGAATCAAAGCTGGCTCGCGCGATCAAGGAGCAGCGACCGCTCCGGGTCAAGGCTGGCTTCGATCCCACGGCTCCTGACCTGCACCTCGGTCACACCGTCCTGATCCACAAGTTGAAACACTTTCAAGACCTCGGGCATCAAGTCATCTTTCTGATCGGTGACTTCACCGGCATGATCGGCGATCCGACGGGACGGTCGGAGACGCGCGTCGCGCTCTCGAAGGAAAAGGTGCTGGAGAACGCGAAGACGTACGAGCGCCAGATCTTCAAGATTCTGGACCCTCAAAAAACACAGGTGGAGTTCAACAGTCGTTGGATGAGTGCGATGACGGCCGATGGGTTGATCGAATTGAGCGCGCACTACACCGTGGCTCGCATGCTGGAGCGGGAAGATTTTCATAAGCGGTACACGGACGGGAAGCCGATCAGCATCCACGAGTTCATGTATCCATTGATCCAGGGGTATGATTCCGTCGCGCTCAAGGCCGACGTCGAATTGGGCGGTACCGATCAAAAATTCAACCTTCTGATGGGACGGGACCTGCAGCGTGACTATGGGCAGGAAGCGCAGGTCGTCATCACCATGCCGCTCCTGGAGGGAACCGACGGCGTTCGTAAGATGAGCAAGAGCCTCGGCAATTATATTGCGCTGGAGGACAAGCCTGACGATATGTTCGGCAAGGTCATGTCGATCAGCGATGCGCTGATGCACCGATACTACGAACTGCTGACAACGGAAGATTTGGAACGCGTGAAGACGGCTCACCCCATGGATGCCAAACAGTCGTTGGCGGAGCTGATCGTGGCCCGTTACCACGGGGCTGAGGCCGGTCGCGAAGCCAAGGCCATGTTTCAGCAAAAGTTTCAATCGCGGGAATTTCCGGAGCAGCCGGACGCCCGTGTGATCCTCACGCCCTCCGATGTGAAAGATGCCGCCGTCCCTTCAATCGGATTGGTCGATTTGATTGCGAAAACCGGCTTGGTGCCGAGTAAAAGCGAGGCTAGGCGCTTGATCGTGCAGGGTGGGGTGGAGATCAACGAGCAGAAATTCACCGATGCCAATGCCGCCATCCCATTAACGGCCGGTAAGCCGCTTTATATGCGTGTCGGCCGCCGTAAGTTTGCGGTGGCTGAGTATACGGTGTAA
- a CDS encoding IS3 family transposase, whose protein sequence is MRRPRRITGCPWQRILSIVSSPWRSPFGLGRGHHYAWTAEGWLYLAVLLDLYSRVVISWAMGQRLTVDLAERALTMALGNRPCTARLVHHSDRGSQYAATSYQRVLKTHSLISSMSRKGNCWDNACVESFFGTLKRELVYYRHYETRDEATRGLFEYIEVFYNRTRRHFALGYDSPAEYEARAAVA, encoded by the coding sequence GTGCGACGGCCCCGTCGAATCACCGGTTGCCCGTGGCAGAGAATACTCTCCATCGTCAGTTCACCTTGGCGCAGCCCATTCGGTCTGGGCCGGGGACATCACTATGCCTGGACAGCCGAGGGCTGGCTGTATCTCGCGGTGCTCCTCGATCTCTACTCGCGTGTGGTGATTAGCTGGGCGATGGGCCAGCGGTTGACCGTCGATCTGGCCGAACGGGCCCTCACCATGGCGCTAGGAAATCGGCCTTGTACGGCGAGGCTTGTGCACCACTCGGACCGCGGCAGTCAATATGCCGCCACGAGCTATCAGCGCGTACTCAAGACGCACAGCCTCATCTCCAGCATGAGCCGCAAAGGCAACTGCTGGGACAACGCCTGTGTCGAAAGCTTCTTCGGGACACTCAAACGCGAGCTCGTGTACTATCGGCACTATGAGACCCGTGACGAGGCGACTCGGGGCCTCTTTGAATACATCGAGGTGTTTTATAATCGGACGCGTCGGCATTTTGCTCTCGGCTATGACTCCCCAGCTGAGTACGAAGCGAGGGCAGCAGTTGCTTAA
- a CDS encoding transposase: MMKSEGSVAALTRRQYPEKFKQQAVRSVRDSARPVAQVTLDLEISENLLYHWHSQHRQAEAQGTTRASNVPRQRNSRI, from the coding sequence ATGATGAAATCGGAGGGCAGCGTGGCAGCCCTCACACGACGCCAGTATCCCGAGAAGTTTAAGCAGCAGGCCGTGCGGTCGGTGCGGGATTCAGCTCGTCCCGTGGCCCAGGTGACACTGGACCTAGAGATTTCAGAGAACCTGCTGTATCACTGGCACAGCCAGCACCGGCAGGCCGAGGCTCAGGGCACCACCCGAGCATCCAACGTACCGAGGCAGAGGAACTCACGCATCTGA
- a CDS encoding response regulator transcription factor, with product MMSGVKPGRATTTVALMSNNFLLHLGLQKIVETEQWIRLIDHVTNGMNIDDIPIREQPHIMIVDTEIESDVPGCIRKVKAAASHLKIILLSGLDNTECTRQAIAVGVDGIVLKVQPSAVLIATIAHLACPSKAITLPIGGEAAHVNMSKTPDVPTPITWNPDQSKWPEGLTEREREIIRLISEGLSNKDIADRLCISSITVRHHLTNIFDKLGVSNRQKLLICAHRYGLVRPPALA from the coding sequence ATGATGAGTGGAGTCAAACCAGGAAGAGCCACGACGACGGTTGCACTCATGAGCAACAACTTTCTCCTGCATCTCGGCCTGCAAAAAATTGTGGAAACTGAACAATGGATTCGGCTCATTGATCACGTCACCAATGGCATGAACATCGATGACATCCCGATACGTGAGCAGCCTCACATCATGATTGTCGACACGGAGATTGAAAGTGATGTCCCTGGATGCATTCGAAAGGTCAAGGCGGCTGCCTCACATTTAAAAATTATCTTATTGAGCGGACTCGACAATACGGAATGCACCCGACAAGCTATTGCGGTCGGGGTTGATGGCATTGTCCTAAAAGTCCAACCATCGGCCGTATTAATTGCGACGATCGCGCACCTCGCTTGTCCTTCCAAAGCTATCACGCTGCCGATCGGAGGTGAGGCAGCGCATGTGAATATGAGCAAGACGCCGGATGTCCCTACCCCAATCACTTGGAATCCAGATCAGTCGAAATGGCCGGAAGGCTTAACCGAACGAGAGCGCGAGATCATCAGGTTGATCAGCGAAGGGCTTTCCAATAAGGACATTGCCGACCGCCTATGCATTTCAAGCATTACGGTCCGACATCACCTCACCAACATCTTCGACAAACTCGGCGTCTCCAATCGACAAAAACTGCTCATCTGTGCTCATCGGTACGGGCTTGTAAGGCCGCCCGCATTGGCGTAA
- a CDS encoding UpxY family transcription antiterminator: MLNASSSDSTATVSTPSGLCADLRWYAISTRSRHEKMVRDRLAGIGVEPFLPLTRTLNQWSDRKVWTESPLFSGYCFARFALTNSHAVLQTPGIVRIVGSVMPEPIPDEELEAIMKLAQSARSLERHDYLTEGTWVEVVRGPLTGLRGQLLRKASHDCLVIRVHLIQQAATVHIDMSEVILAQ, encoded by the coding sequence ATGTTGAATGCCTCTAGTTCTGACTCTACCGCCACAGTGTCGACGCCAAGCGGCCTCTGTGCCGATCTTCGTTGGTACGCCATCAGCACACGTTCCCGTCATGAAAAAATGGTGCGGGACCGCCTGGCTGGTATTGGTGTTGAACCGTTTCTCCCGTTGACGAGAACATTGAACCAATGGTCGGACCGAAAAGTCTGGACGGAAAGCCCGCTCTTTTCGGGCTACTGTTTTGCCAGGTTTGCGCTCACGAATAGTCATGCCGTTCTTCAAACGCCTGGCATTGTCCGAATCGTAGGTTCTGTCATGCCGGAGCCCATTCCTGACGAGGAACTAGAAGCAATCATGAAGTTGGCACAAAGTGCACGTTCCTTAGAGCGTCATGATTACTTGACCGAAGGGACTTGGGTGGAAGTGGTACGAGGTCCTCTAACAGGACTTCGAGGGCAGTTACTGAGAAAGGCAAGCCACGATTGTCTTGTCATCCGTGTGCACCTCATTCAACAAGCCGCTACCGTCCATATCGATATGAGCGAAGTAATCCTAGCGCAGTGA
- a CDS encoding transposase, whose translation MAKSQFTQEQMKAVVLEINAERAPKDVARKYGVSRSTLYRWRAKLADKRKPLGDHLLSLEIENGQLRSKIAELVLDYTSLRAALVNDVNRTC comes from the coding sequence ATGGCGAAATCACAATTTACCCAGGAACAAATGAAGGCAGTCGTTCTGGAGATAAATGCAGAGCGTGCGCCGAAGGATGTCGCGAGGAAGTATGGGGTCTCGAGGTCCACTTTGTATCGGTGGCGGGCAAAACTTGCGGATAAAAGAAAGCCTTTGGGGGATCACCTGCTTTCATTGGAGATTGAAAACGGCCAGCTCAGAAGCAAGATTGCCGAACTGGTATTGGATTATACGTCACTTCGCGCAGCCTTGGTGAACGACGTCAACAGAACGTGCTAG
- a CDS encoding polysaccharide biosynthesis/export family protein, with translation MRLLGVLLAGVLAGFWIDCAFAPSYGSSPLLTEVHAADASSSTGKDNVTTSSTVQSLSPAQVIEKLSNIVSDEYTIGAEDVLEITVWRNQDLSKTVQVRPDGRFSMPVIRDVVAVGKTPSQLADEITRKLREYVQNPVVAISVKEVNSYSIFVLGEVVKPGKYPLKSRTTLLQGITIAGGFTPVAARNQVVVFRFGENGSGMQTLTSSYDDIVLRGGIAQNLELRAGDTLVVPSEAMVVFPGHPQ, from the coding sequence ATGCGTTTGTTAGGTGTCCTATTGGCGGGAGTGTTGGCGGGTTTTTGGATAGATTGTGCATTCGCGCCGTCATATGGAAGTTCGCCTCTATTGACTGAGGTACATGCCGCAGATGCCTCGTCATCAACTGGGAAGGACAACGTAACGACATCCTCGACGGTTCAGTCCCTATCACCAGCTCAAGTAATCGAAAAGCTTTCGAACATTGTCTCTGATGAATACACCATCGGGGCAGAGGATGTGCTGGAAATTACTGTGTGGAGAAACCAGGACCTGTCGAAAACGGTTCAGGTTCGCCCGGACGGCCGGTTTTCCATGCCCGTTATACGCGACGTTGTCGCCGTGGGCAAAACACCCTCTCAACTTGCTGATGAGATCACTCGAAAGCTCAGAGAATATGTCCAGAATCCGGTCGTAGCGATTAGCGTGAAAGAAGTGAATAGTTATAGCATTTTCGTGCTCGGGGAAGTCGTCAAACCCGGCAAGTACCCTCTCAAGAGCAGGACTACATTGCTGCAGGGAATTACCATTGCCGGGGGTTTTACGCCGGTCGCGGCCCGGAATCAGGTGGTGGTGTTCCGATTTGGGGAGAACGGGTCGGGTATGCAGACCTTGACGTCCAGCTATGACGATATCGTGCTTCGCGGAGGCATTGCTCAAAACCTGGAGCTGCGTGCCGGTGATACGCTCGTTGTGCCAAGCGAAGCCATGGTCGTTTTTCCGGGTCATCCTCAGTAA
- a CDS encoding polysaccharide biosynthesis/export family protein, with protein MDITVWKNQDLSRSVAIRPDGLISLPIIGDVQAAGLTADALAQRIAERLKQFVASNPAVSVSVKDLNSYSIFVLGEVAKPGKYQLKSYITILHAISMAGGFTEYAKRNKLQVVRTTPNGDHKLHEIHIPVRYDDVVAGKGEPGNLVLLSGDTVVVP; from the coding sequence TTGGATATCACCGTGTGGAAGAATCAGGATCTTTCCCGTTCCGTGGCTATACGGCCGGATGGCCTGATCTCCTTGCCTATCATCGGAGATGTCCAAGCAGCAGGCTTAACCGCAGACGCGTTAGCTCAACGGATCGCTGAACGCTTAAAGCAATTTGTCGCCAGTAATCCTGCCGTCTCTGTCAGCGTCAAGGATCTTAATAGCTACTCCATCTTTGTCCTGGGAGAAGTAGCGAAGCCGGGCAAGTACCAGCTGAAATCGTACATAACCATCTTGCACGCGATCTCCATGGCCGGAGGCTTCACGGAGTACGCCAAGAGAAACAAACTGCAGGTTGTCCGTACAACGCCAAACGGAGACCACAAGCTTCATGAAATTCATATTCCCGTCCGATATGATGATGTGGTGGCGGGGAAGGGCGAACCGGGCAACCTGGTGCTGCTATCGGGTGATACCGTGGTGGTTCCATAG